A window from Dioscorea cayenensis subsp. rotundata cultivar TDr96_F1 chromosome 10, TDr96_F1_v2_PseudoChromosome.rev07_lg8_w22 25.fasta, whole genome shotgun sequence encodes these proteins:
- the LOC120270617 gene encoding norbelladine 4'-O-methyltransferase-like: MARDKNLLRSDDLLKYILETSVYPREHEQLKELREATMKDERGGMSVPPEEGQLLSIILKLMDAKRTIEIGVFSGYSLLTTALALPKDGKIIAIDLDRSSFEIGLPFIRKAGVEEKINFIESEAIPILNKMIEEVKNNNEELYDFAFVDADKTNYGEYHERLMKLVKIGGAIIYDNTLWSGTVAEPLNSSIPAEILEIRNFIVKFNDFLAGDPRVEISQVCIGDGLTICRRII, translated from the exons ATGGCTAGAGACAAGAACCTTCTCAGAAGCGATGATCTTCTTAAG TATATCTTGGAGACAAGTGTATATCCAAGGGAGCATGAACAACTGAAGGAATTGAGAGAGGCAACAATGAAAGATGAAAG GGGAGGAATGAGTGTGCCTCCAGAAGAAGGGCAACTTTTATCAATCATTTTGAAGTTAATGGATGCTAAGAGGACCATAGAGATTGGAGTTTTCAGTGGCTATTCACTGCTCACTACTGCATTGGCATTACCAAAGGATGGGAAG ataaTTGCGATCGATCTAGATAGATCATCCTTTGAAATAGGTCTCCCTTTTATTCGGAAAGCAGGAGTGGAAGAAAAGATCAACTTTATTGAGTCCGAAGCAATTCCTATCCTTAACAAGATGATTGAAGAG gtcaaaaataataatgaggAATTATATGATTTTGCATTTGTGGACGCTGACAAAACAAACTACGGAGAGTATCATGAAAGATTGATGAAATTGGTGAAGATAGGAGGAGCCATTATTTATGATAACACACTCTGGTCTGGTACCGTAGCAGAACCTTTAAATTCTTCAATCCCAGCGGAGATTCTTGAGATAAGGAACTTCATAGTGAAGTTCAATGACTTCCTAGCTGGTGATCCTAGAGTTGAAATTTCTCAGGTTTGCATTGGAGATGGACTCACAATTTGTAGGCGTATCATTTGA